In a genomic window of Rhizobium sp. N324:
- a CDS encoding ABC transporter substrate-binding protein: protein MTVPSISRRTLMKGTALLLASTALARQALAQAAPAGGRLVVAADSEPKNLNPAIVASNGVFFIASKVIEPLAEASFDGKDGLAPRLATSWEGSADGLSVTFKLRDGVTWHDGKPFTSVDVAFSALKIWKPLQNLGRLVFANLEAVDTPDDYTAIFRFSKPTPFQLIRNALPVVTSVVAKHIFDGSDIAANPANNKLVGTGPFKFAEYKPGEYYRLTRNENYWGKDQPKLDEIVFRVLPDRASAGAALEADEIQLAAFSAVPLADLDRISKVDGIKVISKGYEALTYQLVVEINHRRKELADLRVRQAIAQAIDKKFVVDTIFLGYAGAATGPVPKNAPEFYTSDVATYDFNPAAANDILDKAGYKQGADGNRFKLKLRPAPYFNETRQFGEYLRQALAVIGIDAEIVNADAAAHLKAVYTDHDFDLAVGPPVFRGDPAISTTILVQSGTPDGVPFSNQGGYANPELDKIIKQASETVDTAARTDLYRKFQQLVVADLPLINVAEWGFITVARDTVLNVSDNPRWAVSNWGDTALQS, encoded by the coding sequence ATGACCGTACCATCTATCTCACGGCGCACGCTGATGAAGGGCACTGCCCTGCTGCTGGCTTCGACGGCGCTGGCCCGTCAGGCGCTGGCGCAGGCCGCGCCCGCCGGTGGCCGGCTGGTCGTTGCGGCCGATTCCGAGCCGAAGAACCTCAATCCTGCCATCGTCGCTTCGAACGGGGTCTTTTTCATCGCCAGCAAGGTGATCGAACCGCTGGCCGAAGCCTCGTTCGACGGCAAGGACGGGCTTGCGCCGCGGCTTGCCACCTCCTGGGAAGGCTCGGCCGACGGCCTTTCCGTCACCTTCAAGCTGCGCGACGGCGTCACCTGGCACGACGGCAAGCCGTTCACCTCGGTCGATGTCGCCTTCTCCGCCCTCAAGATCTGGAAGCCGCTGCAGAATCTCGGCCGCCTGGTCTTCGCCAATCTCGAAGCCGTCGATACGCCGGATGATTACACCGCCATCTTCCGCTTCTCCAAGCCGACGCCGTTCCAGCTGATCCGCAATGCCCTGCCCGTCGTCACCAGCGTCGTCGCCAAGCACATCTTCGACGGTTCCGACATCGCCGCCAATCCGGCCAACAACAAACTCGTCGGCACCGGCCCGTTCAAATTCGCCGAATACAAGCCCGGCGAATATTACCGGCTGACGCGCAATGAGAATTATTGGGGCAAGGACCAGCCGAAGCTCGACGAGATCGTCTTCCGCGTGCTGCCCGACCGCGCCTCGGCGGGTGCCGCACTCGAAGCCGACGAAATCCAGCTTGCCGCCTTCTCGGCCGTGCCGCTGGCCGATCTCGACCGCATCTCCAAGGTCGACGGCATCAAGGTGATTTCGAAAGGTTACGAGGCCTTGACCTATCAGCTTGTCGTCGAGATCAATCATCGCCGCAAGGAGCTCGCCGACCTCAGGGTCCGCCAGGCGATTGCGCAGGCGATCGACAAGAAATTCGTGGTCGACACGATATTCCTCGGCTATGCCGGCGCCGCCACAGGCCCGGTGCCGAAGAATGCGCCGGAATTCTATACATCCGATGTCGCGACCTATGATTTTAATCCGGCCGCCGCCAACGATATTCTCGACAAGGCGGGGTACAAACAAGGAGCGGACGGCAACCGCTTTAAGCTGAAGCTTCGCCCCGCGCCCTATTTCAACGAGACCCGGCAGTTCGGCGAATACCTTCGCCAGGCGCTCGCCGTGATCGGCATCGATGCGGAGATCGTCAATGCCGATGCGGCCGCGCACCTGAAGGCGGTTTATACGGATCACGATTTCGACCTTGCCGTCGGCCCGCCGGTCTTCCGCGGCGATCCGGCGATCTCCACCACCATTCTCGTTCAGTCCGGCACACCGGATGGCGTGCCCTTCTCCAACCAGGGCGGTTACGCCAATCCGGAGCTCGACAAGATTATCAAGCAGGCCTCCGAGACCGTCGATACGGCGGCGCGCACCGATCTTTATCGCAAGTTCCAACAGCTCGTCGTCGCCGATCTGCCGCTGATCAACGTCGCGGAATGGGGCTTCATCACCGTCGCCCGCGACACGGTGCTCAACGTCTCGGACAATCCGCGCTGGGCCGTCTCGAACTGGGGCGATACCGCCTTGCAATCGTGA
- a CDS encoding ABC transporter permease, translated as MKLAILLLRRRAISSLPVLLIVVIFTFFLLESASGDAVDAYLGSIGGGDAALRQSLRESYGLDHSMLARLWLYLSSLARLDLGWSVAFDRPVGALIAERLPNTLLLMGSATALSFGFGSALGILAGARPGSVRDRMLSIGSLIVYAIPSFWLGLVLSIAFSVKLRWFPIAGIETIASGKTGFSRALDISDHLVLPVGALALIYLALFLRVMRAGMGQVWRLDFVLFARAKGLSRSRIVLRHVARNALLPLVTMLGLQSAAMLGGSVVIESVFAVPGFGRLAQEAVNGRDAPLLMGIILTSAVLVIAVNFLVDLVYAGLDPRIGASEGGA; from the coding sequence GTGAAACTTGCAATCCTCCTCCTGCGGCGCAGGGCGATCAGCAGCCTTCCGGTGCTGCTGATCGTGGTGATCTTCACCTTTTTCCTGCTCGAATCCGCCTCGGGCGATGCCGTCGATGCCTATCTCGGCTCGATCGGCGGCGGCGATGCGGCGCTCAGGCAGTCGCTGCGTGAGAGCTACGGTCTCGACCACTCCATGCTGGCGCGCCTCTGGCTTTATCTCTCCTCGCTGGCGCGGCTCGATCTCGGCTGGTCGGTCGCCTTCGACCGGCCCGTCGGCGCGCTTATCGCCGAGCGCCTGCCCAATACGCTGCTGTTAATGGGCAGCGCTACGGCGCTGTCCTTCGGCTTCGGCTCGGCGCTCGGCATCCTTGCGGGCGCGCGGCCGGGGTCCGTGCGCGACCGGATGCTGTCGATCGGTTCGCTGATCGTCTACGCCATCCCGAGTTTCTGGCTCGGCCTCGTCCTCAGCATCGCCTTTTCGGTGAAGCTGCGCTGGTTTCCGATCGCCGGTATCGAGACGATCGCTTCGGGAAAAACCGGTTTTTCCCGCGCGCTCGACATATCAGACCATCTGGTTCTGCCGGTTGGTGCGCTCGCCCTGATCTATCTCGCCCTGTTCCTGCGGGTGATGCGGGCCGGCATGGGGCAGGTGTGGAGACTAGATTTCGTCCTCTTTGCCCGCGCCAAAGGCCTGTCGCGCAGCCGCATCGTGCTGCGCCATGTCGCGCGCAATGCGCTGCTGCCGCTCGTCACCATGCTCGGGCTGCAATCGGCGGCCATGCTCGGCGGCAGCGTGGTGATCGAGAGTGTCTTTGCGGTCCCCGGCTTCGGGCGCCTGGCGCAGGAAGCGGTCAACGGCCGCGACGCGCCGCTGTTGATGGGGATCATCCTCACCAGCGCCGTGCTTGTCATTGCGGTCAATTTCCTCGTCGATCTCGTCTATGCCGGGCTCGACCCGCGCATCGGCGCTTCGGAGGGTGGTGCATGA
- a CDS encoding ABC transporter permease, whose protein sequence is MSRLRRILSTPEGVIGLAILVILLLFGLLAPIVSPGDPLRIAGRALLPPFTDPAFPLGTDRLGRDVLAGLLYGARTSLAVGLAAAFSAMILGVCVGMVAGFAGGIVDEALMRVVDAFQIVPAFLLALAFVSTIGVSTSVVVLAIALGAWADPARLTRAQVLSIREQDYVASARVIGMHPAEIAFREILPNALPPVLALSATIVAGAILTEAALSFLGLGNPNIATWGSMIAEGRSVLRSAAYLSVIPGAALAVTVLGVHLFSEGLGKALGNDGGRAA, encoded by the coding sequence ATGAGCCGTCTCCGGCGCATCCTCAGCACACCGGAAGGAGTGATCGGGCTTGCGATCCTTGTCATCCTGCTTCTGTTCGGGCTGCTTGCCCCCATCGTCTCGCCGGGCGATCCACTCAGGATCGCCGGCCGGGCGCTGCTGCCGCCCTTCACCGATCCGGCCTTTCCGCTCGGCACCGACCGGCTGGGCCGCGACGTGCTCGCCGGCCTCCTATATGGCGCGCGCACCTCGCTTGCCGTGGGCCTTGCGGCGGCCTTTTCGGCGATGATCCTCGGCGTCTGTGTCGGCATGGTCGCCGGTTTTGCCGGCGGGATCGTCGATGAGGCGCTGATGCGGGTGGTCGACGCCTTCCAGATCGTGCCGGCCTTCCTGCTTGCCCTCGCCTTCGTCAGCACCATCGGCGTCTCGACATCGGTCGTGGTGCTTGCCATCGCGCTTGGCGCCTGGGCCGATCCGGCGCGGCTGACACGGGCGCAGGTGCTTTCCATTCGCGAACAGGATTACGTCGCCTCGGCAAGGGTGATCGGCATGCATCCCGCGGAAATCGCCTTCCGGGAAATCCTGCCGAATGCGCTGCCGCCGGTGCTGGCGCTTTCCGCCACCATCGTCGCCGGCGCGATCCTGACCGAGGCCGCGCTGTCCTTCCTTGGCCTCGGCAATCCGAATATCGCCACCTGGGGTTCGATGATCGCCGAGGGCCGCAGTGTGCTGCGCTCGGCTGCCTATCTCTCCGTCATCCCGGGCGCAGCACTTGCCGTGACCGTGCTCGGCGTCCATCTGTTCAGCGAAGGTCTTGGTAAGGCGCTTGGCAATGACGGCGGGAGGGCGGCATGA
- a CDS encoding ABC transporter ATP-binding protein yields MSGIFCSVRQLSVTYGRGKNNAAAALDGIDLDIAVGERLAVIGESGSGKSTLARALAGLLPEGTEVAGEMVWPALGHPPRPGRDFGFVFQDPGTSLNPVLTVGEQIAEGARRHLGASWKHASLRAEELLERVRIPQPGKAMRAFPHQLSGGQRQRVAIAAAIAAKPALLIADEATSALDVVVQAEIVHLLDGLVREDGMTLLFITHDIALASAFVDRIAVFRDARLVEAGPVRSVVSAPESSYTAALIASHRDLATPPLISEVAP; encoded by the coding sequence ATGAGCGGCATCTTCTGCAGCGTCCGGCAGCTTTCGGTCACCTATGGGCGCGGCAAAAACAATGCTGCTGCCGCGCTCGACGGTATCGATCTCGATATCGCCGTCGGCGAAAGGTTGGCAGTCATCGGCGAAAGCGGCTCCGGCAAGAGCACGCTTGCCCGCGCGCTCGCCGGCCTGCTGCCCGAGGGAACGGAAGTCGCCGGCGAGATGGTCTGGCCCGCCCTCGGCCACCCGCCCCGCCCGGGGCGCGATTTCGGTTTCGTCTTCCAGGATCCCGGCACGAGCCTCAATCCCGTCCTGACGGTCGGCGAGCAGATTGCCGAGGGCGCCAGGCGTCATCTCGGCGCCAGCTGGAAACATGCCTCTCTCAGAGCCGAAGAACTGCTCGAACGGGTGCGCATACCACAGCCCGGCAAGGCGATGCGGGCCTTTCCGCATCAGCTTTCCGGCGGCCAGCGCCAGCGGGTGGCGATCGCAGCAGCAATCGCTGCCAAGCCTGCGCTGCTGATCGCCGACGAGGCGACGAGCGCCCTCGATGTCGTCGTCCAGGCCGAGATCGTCCACCTGCTCGACGGGCTGGTGCGCGAGGACGGCATGACGCTGCTGTTCATCACCCACGATATCGCGCTCGCTTCCGCCTTCGTCGACCGGATCGCCGTTTTCCGCGATGCACGCCTCGTCGAGGCCGGTCCCGTCCGTTCGGTGGTTTCGGCGCCCGAAAGCAGCTATACCGCGGCCCTCATTGCCAGCCATCGCGACCTGGCGACACCACCGCTGATTTCAGAGGTAGCGCCGTGA
- a CDS encoding ABC transporter ATP-binding protein has protein sequence MSPLLSIENISKGFSSSGRRVVALDNVSLAIAAGETLGLVGASGSGKSTLSRILLRLLSCDAGAIRFEGEDWLTLKGAALRRRRARLQMVFQDPLAAFNPLANVGSVLDDPLRIHGIVSKDRRAGEIAMLLERVGLTADHAARPVRALSGGQRQRVAIARAIATRPSLLVLDEAVSALDVTVRGRILELLVDLQKQQGIACLFISHDLAVVRAVSHRIAVMDGGRIVETGPAATVVAAPQSEAARALVAAVPRLVTDPS, from the coding sequence GTGAGCCCGCTGCTTTCCATCGAAAACATCTCGAAAGGCTTTTCGTCGTCGGGCCGCCGGGTTGTCGCCCTCGACAATGTGTCGCTGGCGATCGCAGCTGGCGAAACGCTCGGTCTGGTCGGCGCCTCCGGCAGCGGAAAATCGACATTGTCGCGCATCCTGCTGCGGCTTCTCTCCTGTGATGCCGGTGCGATCCGTTTCGAGGGAGAGGATTGGCTGACGCTGAAAGGTGCTGCCCTGCGCCGCAGGCGCGCGCGCCTGCAGATGGTGTTCCAGGATCCGCTGGCCGCCTTCAACCCGCTGGCGAATGTCGGCTCGGTGCTCGACGATCCCTTGCGCATCCACGGCATCGTGTCGAAAGACCGGCGTGCCGGCGAGATCGCAATGCTTCTCGAACGTGTCGGCCTCACCGCCGATCACGCCGCCCGGCCGGTCCGCGCGCTTTCCGGCGGCCAGCGTCAGCGCGTGGCGATTGCCCGGGCGATCGCGACAAGGCCGTCGCTGCTGGTGCTCGACGAGGCGGTCTCGGCGCTCGACGTCACCGTGCGCGGCCGGATCCTCGAACTTCTGGTCGATCTGCAGAAGCAACAGGGCATTGCCTGTCTGTTCATTTCGCACGATCTTGCCGTGGTCCGCGCCGTCTCCCACCGCATCGCCGTCATGGATGGTGGCCGGATCGTCGAGACCGGTCCGGCGGCGACAGTCGTTGCAGCGCCGCAATCCGAGGCCGCCCGCGCGCTTGTTGCCGCCGTCCCTCGTCTGGTGACCGATCCGTCCTGA
- a CDS encoding aminotransferase class V-fold PLP-dependent enzyme, with protein MSDLGWNPLHGVPSYPAERYVVLADRIGSILRSRSDVVLVQAEAVVALEAVAVSLARPGLSALNIVTSPYGGWFGQWLRRGGAAVQDIVAEPGLPIEIEAVARALEAGSEIDVLAVVHAESASGILNPLPEILALARTRGIVTVVDAVASVGGHRLDVEHLGIDIAVIGPQKALGGPAGVSALSLSPRAWDLILSDGAPRDSILSLADLRTWVDGGRRALPGTPAPLEFFALEAALDRIEAEGLENVVTRHALAASATRAGLAALGASARVSAAKASNLVTAVPVPEGLAPAALIAAAGRLGVELTEGVGTTPAGLVRLNHTGPRASFHTVLSNVVAYGAALRQAGHPSDIAAAAEAVSVVYSR; from the coding sequence ATGTCCGATCTTGGTTGGAATCCCCTGCACGGCGTGCCCTCCTATCCTGCGGAGCGCTATGTCGTCCTCGCCGACAGGATCGGCAGCATCTTGCGCAGCCGCAGCGACGTCGTGCTGGTGCAGGCCGAGGCGGTAGTGGCGCTCGAAGCCGTCGCGGTCAGCCTTGCGCGCCCCGGCCTTTCCGCCCTCAACATCGTCACCAGTCCCTATGGCGGTTGGTTCGGGCAATGGCTGCGGCGGGGTGGTGCAGCGGTCCAGGATATCGTTGCCGAACCCGGCCTGCCGATCGAGATCGAAGCAGTCGCCCGGGCGCTCGAGGCCGGTTCCGAGATCGATGTGCTGGCTGTGGTTCACGCGGAATCGGCGAGCGGCATTCTGAACCCGCTGCCGGAGATCCTGGCGCTGGCGCGCACCCGCGGCATCGTCACTGTCGTCGATGCGGTCGCCTCGGTCGGCGGCCATCGGCTCGACGTCGAGCATCTCGGCATCGACATCGCAGTGATCGGCCCGCAGAAGGCGCTCGGCGGACCGGCCGGCGTGTCGGCGCTTTCGCTCAGCCCTCGCGCCTGGGATCTGATCCTGAGCGACGGCGCCCCGCGCGATTCAATCCTGTCGCTGGCCGACCTCAGAACATGGGTCGATGGCGGCCGGCGGGCTCTGCCGGGAACGCCGGCACCATTGGAATTCTTCGCGCTGGAGGCCGCACTCGACCGCATCGAGGCCGAAGGCCTGGAGAATGTCGTTACCCGCCATGCGCTGGCTGCATCGGCGACACGGGCGGGACTAGCCGCGCTCGGCGCTTCGGCTCGGGTTTCGGCAGCAAAGGCCTCGAACCTGGTGACCGCGGTGCCGGTGCCGGAGGGCTTGGCGCCGGCTGCGCTGATCGCAGCCGCCGGACGGCTGGGAGTGGAGTTGACCGAAGGTGTCGGAACCACGCCGGCCGGCCTCGTGCGGCTGAACCACACAGGCCCGCGCGCCTCGTTCCATACGGTGCTCTCGAATGTCGTGGCCTATGGCGCGGCTCTCAGGCAGGCCGGCCATCCCTCAGATATCGCCGCCGCCGCGGAGGCGGTATCCGTGGTTTACAGCCGCTGA
- the ligM gene encoding vanillate/3-O-methylgallate O-demethylase has protein sequence MTKQSLEQKLSAVGNTVNMLRNSPIGAYIYPVVPPEFSNWRDEQRAWRETAVLFDQSHHMAELMIEGPDALKLISYLGINSFANFPVNRAKQFVPVSHSGHVIGDVILFHLAENQYLIVGRAPTINWVEFHGRTGGYDVRLDRDDRSPSRPGGKPVVRRRYRYQIQGPNAWKILEKVNGGPLADVKFFNMDTMNIGGRRVRTLRHGMSGAPGLEIFGPYEEGDEIRNVILEAGEEFGLRQVGARAYATNTLESGWIPSPLPAVYTDERMKPFREWLGADSYEATGSIGGSFVSDNIEDYYLTPYELGYGPFVKFDHDFIGRTALEKIADKPHRKKVTFAWNQDDVAKVFQSLFDPSGDNYKYIDLPLSNYASSSYDQVMKNGRTIGLSMFSGYSHNERTMLSLGTVEPDVQVGDVLTLVWGEPDGGTRKTTVERHKQIEIRVKVAPVPYARDAREAYADSWRTRQTA, from the coding sequence ATGACGAAACAGAGCCTGGAGCAGAAGCTGAGCGCCGTCGGCAACACGGTGAATATGCTCCGCAATTCGCCGATCGGCGCCTATATCTATCCCGTCGTGCCGCCGGAATTCAGCAACTGGCGCGACGAACAGCGCGCCTGGCGCGAAACCGCCGTGCTCTTCGACCAGTCGCATCATATGGCCGAACTGATGATCGAGGGGCCGGATGCGCTGAAGCTCATCTCCTATCTGGGCATCAACAGTTTCGCCAATTTCCCGGTCAACCGCGCCAAGCAGTTCGTGCCGGTCAGTCATAGCGGCCATGTCATCGGCGATGTCATTCTCTTCCATCTGGCCGAAAACCAGTATCTGATCGTCGGCCGCGCGCCGACGATCAACTGGGTGGAATTCCACGGACGGACCGGCGGCTACGACGTGAGGCTCGACCGCGACGACCGTTCGCCGTCGCGACCGGGCGGCAAACCAGTCGTGCGCCGGCGCTACCGCTACCAAATACAGGGGCCGAACGCCTGGAAGATCCTCGAAAAGGTCAATGGTGGCCCCCTCGCCGACGTCAAGTTCTTCAATATGGACACGATGAACATCGGCGGGCGCCGTGTGCGCACGCTGCGCCACGGCATGTCGGGCGCTCCTGGCCTGGAGATTTTCGGGCCCTATGAAGAAGGGGACGAGATCCGCAACGTCATCCTGGAAGCCGGTGAGGAATTTGGCCTGCGCCAGGTCGGCGCCCGTGCCTATGCGACAAACACGCTGGAATCCGGCTGGATTCCCTCGCCGCTGCCGGCAGTCTATACCGACGAGCGCATGAAACCCTTCCGCGAATGGCTGGGCGCCGATAGCTATGAAGCAACCGGCTCGATCGGCGGCAGCTTCGTCTCCGACAATATCGAGGATTATTACCTGACCCCGTACGAACTCGGCTACGGCCCGTTCGTCAAATTCGATCACGACTTCATCGGCCGCACCGCGCTGGAAAAGATCGCCGACAAGCCGCATCGCAAGAAGGTGACATTCGCCTGGAACCAGGACGATGTCGCCAAAGTCTTCCAATCGCTGTTCGACCCTTCCGGCGATAATTATAAATATATCGACCTGCCGCTGTCGAACTACGCTTCATCGAGCTACGACCAGGTGATGAAGAACGGCAGGACGATCGGCCTGTCGATGTTCTCAGGCTACAGCCACAACGAACGCACCATGCTTTCGCTCGGCACCGTCGAGCCGGACGTACAGGTCGGTGATGTGCTGACCCTCGTTTGGGGCGAACCGGATGGTGGAACCCGGAAGACCACCGTCGAACGTCACAAGCAGATCGAGATCCGGGTCAAGGTCGCGCCGGTCCCTTACGCGCGTGACGCCCGCGAGGCCTATGCCGACAGCTGGCGCACCCGGCAGACGGCGTAA
- a CDS encoding methylenetetrahydrofolate reductase gives MTIAPQSEIREKAPLADLLSHYSIEVTSRDLSSLQSMTATLRPGSEVFIAHLPKEDIGLLVRAAAGLRDAGFVPVPHIVARNIRNRLELDTMLARLSEEAGVRHALVLGGDRDDAAGAFGSALDLIETGLFQTYGVGRIAIACYPEGHPRIAGAVLDTALTAKVDAAARAGLDVLLVSQFLFDPQPLLSFARRLRERGVAAPLRVGIAGPASRTKLLKYALRCGVGASLRALRERSEIARNVLSGETPEELLIDIAAAQAAEPDLGIGGAHFFTFGDPAQSIRWAEQQEASD, from the coding sequence GTGACAATTGCGCCGCAAAGCGAGATCAGGGAGAAGGCACCTCTTGCCGACCTTCTTTCGCATTATTCCATCGAGGTGACGTCGCGCGACCTCTCGTCGCTGCAGAGCATGACCGCGACCCTGCGTCCGGGCTCCGAGGTCTTCATCGCCCATCTTCCAAAGGAGGATATCGGGCTTCTGGTCAGGGCCGCGGCGGGTTTGAGAGACGCCGGCTTCGTGCCGGTTCCCCATATCGTCGCCCGCAATATCCGCAACCGCCTGGAACTTGACACCATGCTCGCCCGGCTGTCCGAGGAGGCCGGCGTCCGCCACGCGCTCGTCCTCGGCGGCGATCGGGACGATGCCGCCGGGGCCTTCGGCTCCGCGCTGGACCTGATCGAAACCGGGCTCTTCCAGACATATGGCGTCGGCCGCATCGCCATCGCCTGCTACCCGGAAGGGCATCCGCGGATCGCCGGCGCCGTGCTCGACACCGCGCTGACCGCAAAGGTCGATGCGGCTGCCCGTGCCGGGCTCGATGTGTTATTGGTGAGCCAGTTCCTGTTCGATCCGCAGCCGCTCCTCAGCTTTGCGCGGCGGCTGCGCGAACGGGGCGTGGCGGCGCCGCTCAGGGTCGGCATCGCCGGACCGGCCAGCCGCACGAAGCTTCTCAAATACGCGCTTCGCTGCGGCGTCGGCGCATCCTTGCGGGCGCTGCGCGAAAGAAGCGAGATCGCCCGCAACGTGCTTTCGGGTGAAACGCCGGAAGAGCTGCTGATCGATATCGCCGCAGCGCAGGCCGCCGAACCGGATCTCGGCATCGGCGGCGCGCATTTCTTCACCTTCGGCGATCCGGCCCAATCCATCCGCTGGGCAGAGCAGCAGGAAGCCTCTGACTGA
- a CDS encoding GntR family transcriptional regulator, with protein sequence MAAEKGSVDRKRDSQALKGLLGVRDLVLGGGVSPGERLSEVWLAEKLGISRTPLRAALARLEQEGLLEQIPSGGYAVRGFTTADVFDAIELRGVLEGTAARLAAERGVTPAKLKAIKGLVLELDKCFRDRPEDMLFAQYVELNAEFHSMLAGLAGSETMRREVERAAQLPFASPSAFLEKQEDVLAFRLSLVHAQRQHRDIVAAIEMREGTRAEALTREHARLARHNLEFVMEEDRSLITRVPGLTLIST encoded by the coding sequence ATGGCCGCGGAAAAGGGAAGCGTGGATCGCAAGCGCGACAGCCAGGCCTTGAAAGGCCTTCTCGGCGTGCGGGATCTCGTGCTCGGCGGCGGTGTCTCGCCGGGCGAGCGTCTGTCGGAGGTCTGGCTCGCCGAAAAGCTCGGCATTTCGCGCACACCGCTGCGCGCGGCCCTTGCCCGTCTCGAACAGGAAGGCCTGCTCGAGCAGATCCCCTCCGGCGGTTATGCCGTGCGCGGTTTCACCACGGCGGATGTTTTCGACGCCATCGAGTTGCGTGGCGTGCTTGAAGGCACGGCGGCGCGTCTCGCCGCCGAACGCGGCGTCACGCCTGCCAAGCTCAAGGCGATCAAGGGACTGGTGCTCGAGCTCGACAAATGCTTTCGCGATCGGCCGGAGGACATGCTGTTTGCCCAGTATGTCGAGCTCAATGCGGAATTCCATTCCATGCTCGCCGGTCTTGCCGGCAGCGAGACCATGCGGCGCGAGGTGGAACGGGCGGCACAGCTGCCATTCGCCTCGCCGAGCGCCTTTCTGGAGAAGCAGGAGGATGTGCTCGCCTTCCGCCTGTCGCTGGTGCATGCGCAGCGTCAGCACCGCGACATCGTTGCGGCGATCGAGATGCGCGAAGGCACTCGCGCCGAGGCGCTGACGCGGGAACATGCGCGCCTCGCGCGGCACAATCTGGAATTCGTCATGGAAGAGGATCGCAGCCTGATCACCCGCGTTCCGGGACTGACACTGATATCGACGTGA
- a CDS encoding glycerophosphodiester phosphodiesterase yields MTRLLDAQGLEISHEGHRTRLKWHRLRKRFADPLFSADVMAEGFAAGASMELDMRVRADGGFVVLHDEELDGETTGHGPIAEKSLGDLGDIRMKEGDRPLILSEDLAAMMQSTHPAALLQFDMKDDYEAIGAKGIAHLTAHFRDIAASVIVSAGSLDLIVAVKEKLPHLLRGIDPTDKLYGIRQASGWKAVELALRADLRGPTEPDTIYLHWPLILEAAKGGLDMIALCQDEGKRVDAWTFTLKDPEAGFSDEEWRNFQALMALKPDQVTTDEAPATERAWDRRMAG; encoded by the coding sequence ATGACGAGATTGCTGGACGCGCAGGGCCTGGAGATTTCGCATGAGGGGCATCGCACCCGCCTGAAATGGCACCGGCTGCGCAAGCGATTTGCCGATCCGCTGTTCTCGGCCGACGTGATGGCGGAGGGTTTTGCAGCCGGCGCCTCGATGGAACTCGATATGCGGGTGCGCGCCGATGGCGGTTTCGTCGTGCTGCACGATGAGGAGCTCGACGGAGAAACGACGGGACATGGGCCGATCGCCGAAAAGAGCCTCGGCGACCTCGGCGATATCAGGATGAAGGAGGGCGACCGGCCGCTGATCCTCAGCGAGGATCTCGCCGCCATGATGCAATCGACGCATCCTGCCGCCTTGCTGCAATTCGACATGAAGGACGATTATGAAGCGATCGGCGCGAAGGGCATCGCGCACCTTACCGCGCATTTCCGCGATATCGCCGCCTCTGTGATCGTCAGCGCCGGCAGTCTCGACCTCATCGTCGCCGTCAAGGAGAAGCTGCCGCATCTCCTGCGCGGCATCGATCCCACAGACAAGCTCTACGGTATCAGGCAGGCGAGCGGCTGGAAGGCCGTCGAGCTTGCATTGCGCGCCGACCTGCGCGGCCCGACCGAACCGGACACGATCTATCTCCACTGGCCGCTGATCCTTGAGGCTGCCAAGGGAGGTCTCGACATGATCGCGCTCTGCCAGGACGAAGGCAAGCGCGTCGATGCCTGGACGTTTACCCTCAAGGATCCCGAGGCCGGTTTCAGCGACGAGGAATGGCGAAACTTCCAGGCGCTGATGGCCCTGAAGCCGGATCAGGTCACCACCGACGAGGCGCCGGCGACCGAACGTGCCTGGGATCGGCGCATGGCTGGTTAA